The proteins below come from a single Leptotrichia sp. oral taxon 223 genomic window:
- the glmM gene encoding phosphoglucosamine mutase, protein MARKYFGTDGMRGEANKDLTIDLVTRLGLALGYYLKKHRKKAGKPKIILGTDTRISGYMIRSALTAGLNSMGVNIDFVGVLPTPGVCYLTRKLKADAGIMISASHNPVKDNGIKIFSQNGYKLPDAVEEKLEGLMEKKDELLKHQVPGDDLGRFKYVEDDMRIYLDYLTSTVKTNFSKLRIVIDTANGAAYRVASKVFQSLGADVIVINNIPNGKNINVNCGSTHPELLQEVVKVYKADLGLAYDGDADRLIAVDNTGAIINGDLIIAIIAEYMQKRGLLNDNKVVTTVLSNMGFEKYLDEKGIGLIRANVGDRYVLEKMKEYGLNIGGEQSGHILMLDYNTTGDGVLSSIQLVAAILESGKTLHELVDGIKLWPQDSKNIFVAKEKKAAWETNKELISFIKEKEKEIAGKGRILVRASGTESLIRVMVEAESQKIVDKYIKELSKKVEEILC, encoded by the coding sequence ATGGCTAGAAAATATTTTGGAACTGACGGAATGAGAGGGGAAGCCAACAAGGACCTGACAATCGACTTAGTAACACGTCTAGGGCTTGCCCTTGGATATTATTTAAAAAAACATAGAAAAAAAGCCGGAAAGCCAAAAATCATTCTTGGAACTGATACAAGAATTTCGGGTTATATGATTCGTTCAGCGCTTACAGCTGGATTAAATTCTATGGGAGTAAATATTGATTTTGTAGGAGTATTGCCTACTCCAGGAGTTTGTTACTTAACTAGGAAATTAAAGGCTGATGCAGGAATCATGATTTCGGCTTCACATAATCCTGTAAAAGACAACGGAATAAAAATCTTCAGTCAAAATGGCTATAAGTTACCTGATGCAGTTGAGGAGAAACTTGAAGGGCTGATGGAAAAAAAAGATGAACTTTTGAAACATCAAGTTCCAGGAGATGATCTGGGAAGATTTAAATATGTGGAAGATGATATGAGAATTTATTTGGATTATCTAACTTCTACTGTGAAAACTAATTTTTCAAAATTGCGGATTGTAATTGATACAGCAAATGGAGCGGCTTACAGAGTTGCTTCAAAAGTTTTTCAGTCTTTAGGGGCAGATGTTATTGTAATTAATAATATTCCAAATGGGAAAAATATTAATGTAAATTGCGGATCTACACATCCGGAGCTGCTTCAGGAAGTTGTCAAGGTTTATAAGGCTGATTTAGGGCTTGCTTATGATGGAGATGCAGACAGGCTGATTGCTGTTGACAATACTGGAGCAATTATAAATGGAGATCTGATTATTGCGATTATTGCAGAATATATGCAAAAAAGAGGACTTTTAAACGATAATAAAGTGGTTACTACTGTTCTTAGCAATATGGGATTTGAAAAATATCTGGATGAAAAGGGGATTGGATTAATCCGTGCAAATGTTGGAGATAGATATGTTCTTGAGAAAATGAAGGAATATGGACTAAACATTGGTGGAGAGCAGTCTGGGCATATTTTAATGCTTGACTACAACACGACTGGAGATGGGGTCTTATCGTCAATTCAGCTTGTTGCAGCCATTTTGGAAAGTGGAAAAACATTACATGAGCTTGTAGATGGGATTAAGTTATGGCCTCAAGATTCTAAAAATATCTTTGTTGCGAAAGAGAAAAAAGCGGCTTGGGAAACAAATAAGGAATTAATCAGCTTTATTAAGGAAAAAGAGAAAGAAATTGCTGGAAAAGGAAGAATCCTGGTAAGAGCTTCTGGAACAGAGTCTTTAATAAGGGTAATGGTTGAAGCGGAAAGTCAAAAAATTGTGGATAAATATATAAAAGAATTAAGCAAAAAAGTAGAAGAGATTCTCTGCTAA
- a CDS encoding HAMP domain-containing sensor histidine kinase codes for MKNLKLEDRISANYALLFLVLILVSNIILVYSLQRQSNKVRELSASNKMDEINSFLDKVGIFSDKTNVLTLDFNPEIIEGKKVIHVKPFNPGEDNYLYVLEIKQNKDSVIPINTLGDTDTEEASMTNEKMVNLLESFHLEDNDSEGKIINIEKNKYFVFKVSREIKNYKFNIYTLKNVTQENQIYKRLEYLVILFTIIGVVITIIVSKIMSRRILKPINNVIKTAKSISTDDLSKRIEIPKEEDELQNLTLIINEMLDRLETSFENQTKFVSDASHELRTPLAIIKGYAEIIRKRGTTDIDIFVESIDSIISETDNMRNLIQKLLFLAKGEITKINTKFIDIDANEMVHQIHSDTVVSTKTHNFHLEMGEDYKIKGDETLLQQAIRALIENAAKYSEPHTNIYIKSFIKDGFGRISIRDEGVGISEEDAKRIFDRFYRVDLSRTKATGGTGLGLAIVKRIVEIHNGKIEIDSKMNEGTEISIVLPIGNTAATAPEETAKTAKKDKSEKKAVFNFLKKEREKENKRKKKKIGRKYNG; via the coding sequence ATGAAAAATTTAAAATTAGAAGATCGTATTTCAGCAAATTACGCTCTTCTATTTTTGGTATTAATATTAGTTTCTAATATTATTCTTGTTTATTCACTGCAAAGGCAGTCCAATAAGGTGCGTGAACTTTCAGCCAGTAATAAAATGGATGAAATAAACAGCTTTTTGGATAAAGTTGGGATTTTTTCTGATAAAACAAATGTTCTTACACTTGATTTTAATCCTGAAATTATTGAAGGGAAAAAAGTTATTCACGTAAAGCCATTTAATCCAGGAGAGGATAACTATCTATATGTTCTGGAAATAAAACAAAATAAAGATTCTGTAATTCCAATTAACACGCTTGGAGACACTGACACGGAAGAAGCCTCCATGACTAATGAAAAAATGGTAAACTTGCTTGAAAGCTTTCATTTGGAAGACAATGATTCAGAAGGAAAGATAATAAATATTGAAAAAAATAAATATTTTGTTTTTAAAGTGAGCAGAGAAATTAAAAATTACAAATTTAATATTTATACTTTAAAAAATGTGACGCAGGAAAATCAGATTTATAAAAGGCTGGAATATCTTGTTATTTTGTTTACAATAATTGGTGTTGTTATAACGATTATTGTATCAAAGATAATGAGCAGAAGAATTTTAAAGCCGATTAACAACGTGATAAAAACGGCAAAAAGCATTTCAACAGATGATTTGAGCAAAAGAATAGAAATTCCAAAAGAGGAAGATGAATTACAGAATTTGACGCTTATTATAAATGAAATGCTGGATAGGTTGGAAACTTCATTTGAAAATCAGACAAAATTCGTATCAGACGCTTCGCATGAATTACGTACGCCGCTTGCAATAATAAAAGGTTATGCGGAAATTATACGAAAACGTGGAACTACGGACATTGACATCTTTGTGGAATCAATTGATTCGATAATCAGTGAAACAGACAATATGCGCAACTTAATACAAAAACTTTTATTTTTGGCTAAAGGCGAAATTACCAAAATTAATACAAAGTTTATAGATATTGACGCAAATGAAATGGTTCATCAAATTCATTCTGACACTGTAGTTTCTACTAAAACACATAACTTTCATCTGGAAATGGGAGAAGATTATAAGATTAAAGGGGACGAAACGCTGTTACAGCAAGCAATTAGAGCTTTAATAGAAAATGCTGCAAAATATTCTGAACCGCATACAAATATTTATATTAAGTCATTTATTAAAGATGGCTTTGGAAGAATTTCCATTCGGGATGAAGGTGTCGGAATTTCTGAAGAGGATGCAAAAAGAATATTTGACAGATTTTACAGGGTTGATTTGTCGAGAACGAAGGCAACTGGCGGAACTGGACTTGGACTTGCAATTGTAAAACGAATTGTGGAAATTCACAATGGAAAAATTGAAATTGACTCTAAAATGAATGAAGGGACAGAAATTTCAATTGTACTGCCAATTGGAAATACCGCTGCAACTGCACCGGAAGAAACAGCGAAAACTGCTAAAAAAGATAAATCAGAAAAAAAAGCCGTTTTCAATTTTTTAAAAAAGGAACGGGAAAAAGAAAATAAAAGAAAAAAGAAAAAAATAGGAAGGAAATATAATGGCTAG
- a CDS encoding response regulator transcription factor, translated as MREKILVIEDDPKISRLLEIELKFEGFDVFFAYDGKEGLNMAKYGSYDIILLDVMLPKMSGMEVCKRIRETSQVPIIMLTAKDEISDKVVGFDYGADDYMTKPFSNEELLARIKALLRRTKKSVVHKGVFEFEDLTINYSTYEVFRDYGKNLIQLSKREFELLDFLVLNKGIVLSRDKILEEVWGFDYIGNDNILDLYIKYLRDKIDRPYERKFIQTVRGIGFIFK; from the coding sequence ATGAGAGAAAAAATATTAGTAATTGAAGATGATCCTAAAATTTCAAGATTATTAGAAATTGAATTAAAATTTGAAGGGTTTGATGTGTTTTTTGCATATGACGGTAAAGAAGGATTAAATATGGCTAAATACGGTTCATACGATATTATCCTTCTAGATGTGATGCTTCCAAAAATGAGCGGAATGGAAGTCTGCAAAAGAATACGGGAAACTTCGCAAGTACCTATTATTATGCTTACTGCAAAAGATGAAATTAGCGACAAGGTAGTAGGATTTGACTATGGAGCGGATGACTATATGACAAAACCGTTCTCAAATGAAGAATTGCTTGCAAGAATAAAGGCTCTTCTTAGAAGAACTAAAAAATCTGTTGTTCACAAAGGTGTATTTGAATTTGAAGATTTGACAATCAATTATTCAACTTATGAAGTATTCAGGGATTACGGAAAAAATTTGATTCAATTATCAAAAAGAGAATTTGAACTTCTTGACTTTTTAGTGTTAAATAAAGGGATTGTGTTGTCAAGAGATAAAATTTTAGAAGAAGTTTGGGGATTTGATTATATCGGAAATGACAATATCCTTGATTTGTATATTAAATATTTGAGGGATAAAATTGACAGACCTTATGAAAGAAAATTTATTCAGACTGTAAGAGGAATTGGATTTATTTTTAAATAA
- a CDS encoding U32 family peptidase has protein sequence MEIKKRVELLAPAGNMEKLKTAFHFGADACFVGGSAFNLRGMSSNFKNKELKEAVDYVHSLGKKIYVTLNIFAHNTEIEYMPRFIKKLDEFGVDAVIVADLGVFQMVRQYAPNLKIHVSTQANNTNWMSVKTWKDMGAKRVILAREMSLKEIKTIREKVPDVEIEVFIHGAMCMAYSGRCLLSNYFTNRDANRGICAQDCRWNYKVIAEGHEETGAHDIVENEEGTYMFNAKDLCSIEFIDKVLETGVDSLKIEGRMKSIYYNSTVVKQYKRALDNYYSGNYEYNPDWLKELKTISHRQYSNGFYLGPTSEKDQNYETGLSYSQTYRLVANVLEKVDTNKYKIQIRNKVYATETLELVRPIGDAVKFKVENFLNTKNDEFQEYVNPNTIAIIETDVEMGPMDLIRIKLPEGQSDSDMDTTEF, from the coding sequence ATGGAAATAAAAAAAAGAGTAGAATTATTGGCACCGGCTGGAAATATGGAAAAGCTGAAAACAGCTTTTCATTTTGGAGCTGATGCTTGTTTTGTTGGAGGGAGCGCCTTTAACTTGCGAGGAATGTCTTCAAATTTTAAAAATAAGGAATTAAAGGAAGCTGTGGACTATGTTCACAGTTTGGGCAAAAAAATATATGTTACATTAAATATTTTTGCACATAATACAGAAATTGAATATATGCCAAGATTTATAAAAAAATTGGATGAATTTGGCGTGGATGCAGTAATTGTAGCTGATCTGGGAGTTTTTCAGATGGTTAGGCAGTACGCTCCAAATCTTAAAATTCACGTAAGTACGCAGGCAAACAACACAAACTGGATGAGCGTGAAAACTTGGAAGGATATGGGTGCAAAGAGGGTTATTCTGGCTAGAGAAATGTCACTGAAAGAAATAAAAACTATCCGTGAAAAAGTACCGGATGTGGAAATTGAAGTATTTATTCATGGAGCGATGTGCATGGCTTATTCAGGAAGATGTCTGTTAAGCAATTACTTTACAAACCGTGATGCAAATCGTGGAATCTGTGCACAGGATTGCCGCTGGAACTATAAAGTAATTGCAGAAGGGCATGAGGAAACTGGGGCTCACGACATTGTGGAAAATGAGGAAGGAACATATATGTTTAACGCCAAAGACTTATGTTCTATCGAATTTATTGACAAAGTGCTTGAAACAGGTGTAGACTCGTTGAAAATAGAAGGAAGAATGAAAAGCATCTACTATAACTCAACTGTCGTAAAACAGTATAAAAGAGCATTGGATAATTATTATTCTGGAAATTATGAATATAATCCAGACTGGCTGAAAGAGCTTAAAACTATTAGCCACAGACAATATTCAAACGGATTTTATCTAGGGCCGACTTCTGAAAAGGATCAGAATTACGAAACTGGACTTTCCTACAGCCAGACTTACAGACTTGTCGCAAATGTGCTTGAAAAAGTTGACACGAATAAATACAAAATTCAAATAAGAAATAAAGTTTACGCAACAGAAACTTTGGAGCTGGTACGTCCAATTGGAGATGCTGTCAAATTCAAAGTAGAAAATTTTTTAAATACAAAAAATGACGAATTTCAGGAATATGTAAATCCAAATACAATCGCTATTATCGAAACGGATGTAGAAATGGGGCCAATGGATCTGATCAGAATAAAACTGCCTGAAGGACAGTCTGACAGTGATATGGATACCACTGAATTTTAA
- the dnaB gene encoding replicative DNA helicase translates to MGLYDLEEEKNSKPFSIEAEEALLGSIFINPNVIGDIVDIVTSEDFYRNNYKLIFSEMVKAYNLGKIIDVLLIIESLKKKELMEEVGGEDVIYDLTEVVPTAANAMNYAQIVKDKSIQRQLIGIGEKIVKMAMRGYEEVDTMLDKSESMIFKVAESKQKKDIVPLFELVQRKVTQMDNYSEGKGEITGISSGFDRYDSITSGFHGSDLIILAARPAMGKTAFALNLAINVARQGKGVLVYSLEMGNEQLFDRLVASEAKIRLKALKDSTMSPEELVNLGNGLGRLSEMPIYISDSSSVTMLEIKATARRLRAEGRLDFMLIDYLQLISPSENSRKSREQEISEISRSLKILAKELNIPIVTLSQLSRGVEQRVDKRPILSDLRESGAIEQDADMVMFLYREKYYHKDTAPEVDNMNVPQKYVSTPQEAPKDNEKELEKVELIIGKHRSGPTGTIELGFRPSYQQFVNVVDDEFAPPAE, encoded by the coding sequence ATGGGATTATATGATTTGGAAGAGGAGAAGAATAGTAAGCCGTTTAGTATCGAAGCTGAAGAGGCGCTTCTTGGCTCTATCTTTATAAATCCTAATGTTATTGGGGATATTGTTGATATTGTAACATCTGAAGACTTTTACAGGAATAACTATAAGCTGATTTTTTCTGAAATGGTAAAGGCTTATAATCTTGGGAAAATAATTGATGTGCTTTTAATCATTGAATCGCTGAAAAAGAAGGAACTTATGGAAGAAGTTGGAGGCGAGGATGTCATTTATGACTTGACGGAAGTTGTGCCAACCGCTGCAAACGCAATGAATTATGCTCAAATTGTAAAGGATAAGTCTATCCAGCGGCAATTAATAGGCATTGGGGAAAAAATCGTCAAAATGGCTATGCGTGGTTACGAAGAAGTCGATACAATGCTGGATAAGTCAGAAAGCATGATTTTTAAAGTTGCCGAATCCAAGCAGAAAAAGGATATTGTTCCTTTATTTGAACTGGTTCAGCGTAAAGTTACGCAAATGGACAACTATAGTGAGGGTAAAGGGGAAATAACTGGAATTTCTTCTGGATTTGACAGATATGACAGCATAACGAGTGGATTTCACGGTTCGGATCTGATAATTCTGGCGGCGCGTCCAGCCATGGGGAAAACCGCCTTTGCCCTAAATCTCGCAATTAATGTGGCACGGCAGGGGAAAGGTGTGCTTGTATACAGTCTGGAAATGGGAAATGAACAACTGTTTGACAGGCTTGTGGCAAGTGAGGCAAAAATACGGTTAAAGGCTTTAAAAGACAGCACAATGTCACCGGAGGAACTTGTAAATCTAGGAAATGGGCTGGGACGGCTTTCTGAAATGCCAATTTATATTTCAGATTCCTCGAGTGTAACAATGCTGGAAATAAAGGCTACTGCACGGCGGCTAAGGGCTGAAGGGAGGCTTGATTTTATGCTAATTGACTATCTGCAGTTAATCAGTCCGTCAGAAAATTCAAGAAAAAGCCGGGAACAGGAAATATCAGAAATTTCACGTTCATTAAAAATATTGGCAAAAGAGCTGAATATCCCAATTGTAACACTTTCACAGTTGTCACGTGGAGTGGAGCAGAGAGTGGATAAAAGGCCAATTCTGTCAGACTTGCGGGAATCTGGAGCAATTGAGCAGGATGCTGATATGGTAATGTTTTTATACCGTGAGAAATACTATCACAAGGATACTGCTCCTGAAGTTGATAATATGAATGTTCCGCAAAAATATGTAAGTACGCCACAGGAAGCGCCAAAAGATAATGAAAAGGAGCTTGAAAAAGTAGAGCTCATAATTGGAAAACATAGAAGCGGGCCTACTGGAACGATAGAATTAGGATTCAGGCCAAGCTATCAGCAGTTTGTAAACGTTGTAGACGATGAATTTGCCCCGCCTGCTGAATAA
- the rplI gene encoding 50S ribosomal protein L9 yields the protein MKIKVILKETIKGVGKKDEIVEVKDGYANNFLLNKNKAILATPENINKLKAKNEKIQKNHDKDVKNANELKEFLAGKEIVLKVKAGENNKVFGSIGAKEIVEALKEQLNVDIDKKKVSANAKVKEIGLHNVELKLHSEVKANLKVKVEAK from the coding sequence ATGAAAATTAAAGTAATTTTGAAGGAAACTATAAAAGGTGTTGGGAAAAAAGATGAAATTGTGGAAGTAAAAGACGGATATGCAAATAACTTCTTATTAAATAAAAATAAGGCAATACTTGCAACTCCTGAAAATATTAATAAATTGAAGGCAAAAAATGAAAAGATACAAAAAAATCATGATAAAGATGTAAAAAATGCAAATGAACTAAAAGAATTTTTGGCTGGAAAGGAAATTGTGTTAAAAGTGAAGGCCGGGGAAAATAACAAAGTGTTTGGCTCAATCGGGGCAAAGGAAATTGTGGAGGCTTTAAAAGAGCAATTGAATGTGGATATTGATAAAAAGAAGGTTTCTGCTAATGCAAAAGTGAAAGAAATCGGACTGCATAATGTAGAATTAAAACTTCATTCTGAAGTTAAGGCAAATTTGAAAGTTAAAGTTGAGGCTAAATAA
- the dnaX gene encoding DNA polymerase III subunit gamma/tau, with product MNITLYRKYRPQNFDEIAGQEFVLRAIKNSLRENKLSHAYLFTGPRGVGKTTIARLIAKGVNCLNSKDVTDNPCGECENCREISQGISMDMIEIDAASNRGIDEIRELKEKINYQPVKGRKKIYIIDEVHMLTKEAFNALLKTLEEPPAHVIFILATTEIDKIPDTVISRCQRYDFLPIDKKDIKKLLKNVAEKESITIDDASLDLIYRKSEGSARDSFSIFEQVVSNFNNEEIDITKAQKALGVVPDVILEEFLNLVKESNKKKLVEFIDKIWEDGLIIETFLKDFSYYLKEQFKKKADLPVNFLLDTISAIFFTLNEFKYEEDKRLLGYVLIHELYKNQGKSSSKNKISENTGSIGNMAAIDKNYMKDMSNSIYEKVLNEITKNANIVSPKASVTKNIEPENSEKTEKIAKDYDISIFSENWKKVLAGIKKESVMLGALAIESRPDRVENGVLYIKFPKDHKFHSEQILLPEKKPKIEKIINQICNSDIMIQTFLESEDSQNEEDKFLQNAVKFFDGEILERK from the coding sequence TTGAATATTACTTTATATAGAAAATATCGGCCTCAGAATTTTGATGAAATTGCTGGACAGGAATTTGTGCTACGGGCGATAAAAAACTCCTTGAGGGAAAATAAGCTGTCGCATGCGTATTTGTTCACAGGGCCACGTGGAGTTGGTAAAACAACTATTGCTAGACTGATTGCAAAAGGCGTAAACTGTCTGAACAGTAAGGATGTGACAGATAATCCCTGCGGAGAATGTGAAAACTGTCGTGAAATTTCTCAAGGGATTTCTATGGATATGATTGAAATTGATGCGGCTTCCAATCGTGGAATTGATGAAATTCGTGAGTTGAAAGAGAAAATAAATTATCAGCCTGTAAAGGGAAGAAAAAAAATATACATAATTGACGAGGTTCATATGCTTACAAAAGAGGCCTTTAATGCACTTTTGAAAACACTGGAAGAACCGCCTGCACACGTGATATTTATTCTTGCGACTACCGAAATTGACAAAATTCCGGATACAGTTATTTCCAGATGTCAGCGGTATGATTTTTTGCCAATTGATAAGAAAGATATAAAAAAATTGCTGAAAAATGTGGCTGAAAAGGAAAGCATTACGATTGATGACGCAAGTCTGGACTTGATTTATAGAAAGTCAGAAGGAAGTGCAAGGGACAGCTTTTCCATCTTTGAGCAGGTTGTGTCAAACTTCAACAATGAGGAAATTGATATTACAAAGGCTCAAAAGGCTTTGGGAGTTGTGCCTGACGTTATTTTGGAAGAATTTTTAAATCTGGTAAAGGAAAGCAATAAGAAAAAATTAGTTGAATTTATTGATAAAATCTGGGAAGATGGGCTTATTATCGAAACATTTTTAAAGGATTTTTCCTATTATCTGAAAGAGCAATTCAAGAAAAAGGCTGATTTGCCGGTAAATTTTTTGCTGGATACGATAAGTGCGATTTTTTTTACTTTAAATGAATTTAAATATGAAGAGGATAAAAGGCTGCTCGGTTATGTGCTTATTCACGAACTTTACAAAAATCAGGGGAAAAGTTCAAGTAAAAATAAAATTTCAGAAAATACAGGTTCTATTGGAAATATGGCTGCTATTGACAAAAATTATATGAAAGACATGTCAAACAGCATTTATGAAAAAGTATTAAATGAGATTACAAAAAATGCTAACATTGTAAGTCCAAAAGCCAGTGTTACAAAAAATATTGAACCTGAGAATAGTGAGAAAACTGAAAAAATTGCAAAAGATTATGATATTTCAATTTTTTCTGAAAACTGGAAAAAAGTTTTGGCTGGGATAAAAAAGGAAAGCGTTATGCTGGGGGCATTGGCGATTGAAAGTCGTCCAGACAGGGTGGAAAATGGTGTTCTTTATATAAAGTTTCCAAAAGATCACAAATTTCACAGCGAGCAAATTTTACTACCGGAGAAAAAGCCGAAAATTGAAAAAATTATTAATCAGATTTGTAATTCAGATATTATGATACAAACTTTTCTCGAAAGCGAAGATTCACAGAATGAAGAGGATAAATTTTTGCAAAATGCAGTCAAGTTTTTTGATGGAGAGATTTTGGAAAGAAAATAA
- a CDS encoding RNA-guided endonuclease TnpB family protein gives MKYNLAFKYRIYPNKEQELLINKTFGCVRFVYNTILYTANKFYEETGKNKIITPASLKSENQFLKEVDSLALSNAQLNVKRSFTNFFQKRAKFPKFKSKKNNVKSYTTNCVNNSIRIEENKYLVLPKLKKVKLKYHREIPKDYKIKSVTLTNSNGNYYVSVLAEFEKEIQKVASKDKVIGLDFSMSELFVSSENQRADYPKYFKMLEKKLKKLQKSLSRKVKFSKNWYKQKEKISKLHEYIKNCRRDFLHKLSKKLSEMYNAVIVEDLNMKGMSQALNFGKSVGDNGWGMFLRMIEYKLMFLGKQFLKIDKWFPSSKTCSKCGNVKEELKLSERSYKCECCGIEIDRDYNAALNIRDIGKAMLKY, from the coding sequence ATGAAATATAATTTAGCATTCAAATACAGAATTTATCCAAATAAAGAGCAGGAATTATTGATAAACAAGACTTTTGGATGTGTTCGTTTTGTCTACAATACGATTTTGTATACTGCAAATAAATTTTATGAAGAAACTGGAAAAAATAAAATAATTACACCTGCCAGTTTGAAAAGTGAAAATCAATTTTTAAAAGAAGTGGACAGTCTGGCACTTTCAAATGCTCAATTGAATGTAAAACGATCGTTTACGAATTTCTTTCAAAAGAGAGCGAAGTTTCCAAAGTTCAAATCTAAAAAGAATAATGTTAAAAGTTATACGACAAATTGTGTGAACAATTCGATACGAATTGAAGAAAACAAATATTTGGTTTTGCCGAAATTGAAAAAAGTCAAATTGAAATATCATAGAGAAATACCAAAGGATTATAAAATAAAGTCGGTAACATTGACAAACAGTAATGGAAATTATTATGTTTCTGTTTTGGCGGAATTTGAAAAAGAAATTCAAAAGGTAGCTAGTAAAGATAAAGTGATTGGACTTGATTTTTCAATGTCTGAATTATTTGTCAGTTCTGAAAACCAAAGGGCTGATTATCCAAAATATTTTAAGATGTTGGAGAAAAAATTGAAAAAATTACAAAAGTCATTGTCGAGAAAAGTGAAATTTTCTAAAAATTGGTATAAACAAAAAGAAAAAATATCAAAATTACATGAGTATATTAAAAATTGTCGAAGAGATTTTTTACATAAATTATCAAAAAAATTATCTGAAATGTATAATGCTGTGATTGTCGAGGATTTGAATATGAAAGGGATGAGTCAGGCATTAAATTTTGGGAAAAGTGTAGGAGATAATGGATGGGGAATGTTTTTGAGAATGATTGAGTATAAACTGATGTTTTTAGGGAAACAATTTTTGAAGATAGATAAGTGGTTTCCATCGTCGAAAACTTGTAGTAAATGTGGAAACGTTAAAGAGGAGCTGAAATTATCAGAAAGAAGTTATAAATGTGAGTGCTGTGGAATTGAAATTGACAGAGATTACAATGCGGCATTGAATATAAGAGACATTGGAAAAGCGATGTTGAAATATTAG
- a CDS encoding gamma-glutamyl-gamma-aminobutyrate hydrolase family protein, whose translation MKKPVIGISSNVLELEKGLFAGYKRAYVDTSYINAVINAGGVPHLLPLNEHEEIIEEFVKNVDGIVLTGGNDVFPLLYGEEPKEKLGEVFPERDKFDSLLIRFAMAYKKPILGVCRGMQIINVECGGSLYQDLSYNENIAIKHFQKARSHTPTHSINVATNSFLTDIYPEGIGFINSYHHQIINQLAPGFVITAKSADGAIEAIENISGDTFVIGVQWHPEMMAVNDEAAQKLFKKFVNEVNSRKKY comes from the coding sequence ATGAAAAAACCTGTTATTGGGATTTCGAGTAATGTATTAGAATTGGAAAAAGGGCTATTTGCAGGCTATAAAAGGGCTTATGTGGATACTTCATATATAAATGCTGTAATAAATGCTGGAGGTGTGCCGCATCTGCTGCCTTTAAACGAACATGAGGAAATTATTGAGGAATTTGTAAAAAATGTTGACGGAATTGTTCTGACAGGGGGAAATGATGTATTTCCGCTGCTATACGGGGAAGAGCCGAAGGAAAAACTGGGAGAAGTATTTCCTGAAAGGGATAAATTTGATTCATTATTAATCCGTTTTGCAATGGCTTATAAAAAGCCTATCCTCGGAGTTTGCCGCGGGATGCAGATAATAAATGTCGAATGCGGCGGATCGCTTTATCAGGATTTGTCCTACAATGAAAATATCGCAATTAAGCATTTTCAGAAAGCCAGATCTCATACGCCTACTCATTCAATTAATGTCGCAACCAACAGTTTCTTGACTGATATTTACCCTGAAGGCATAGGATTCATAAACAGTTACCATCATCAAATTATAAACCAGTTGGCACCAGGATTTGTCATAACAGCTAAAAGTGCAGATGGGGCAATTGAAGCAATTGAAAATATTTCAGGCGATACATTTGTTATCGGCGTGCAGTGGCATCCTGAAATGATGGCAGTAAATGATGAAGCAGCTCAGAAATTATTTAAAAAGTTTGTAAATGAAGTAAATTCAAGAAAAAAATATTAA